The following are encoded together in the Kribbella voronezhensis genome:
- a CDS encoding DUF2785 domain-containing protein, translated as MTDWARVRAGGFAVPDDRPLDELVGELSGMLRSPDPAVRDGQAYSTLATWIGKGVLSTEQLRALGDEMVSRFGDEEIQARTFAPLILDSIVSAGVFEPAWVPPFERWYVAEEDLRGYDPKLGWLHAMAHGSDLLGALALVPAVEPVEMLRLGIGRLLTPTEHVMQDLEDDRLGFALSAALTRPDLSAADATSWLDPAVRAISMHTSGGIAPESSNTLRTLRVVYAMVDNGVVLDREKPPVQVPRRDAIKAKLVEVFHAATPYYF; from the coding sequence ATGACGGATTGGGCGCGGGTTCGTGCCGGGGGCTTCGCTGTACCGGATGATCGTCCGCTCGACGAACTGGTGGGTGAGCTGTCGGGGATGTTGCGGTCGCCTGATCCCGCGGTTCGGGACGGCCAGGCGTACTCGACGCTGGCGACCTGGATCGGGAAGGGTGTGCTGAGCACCGAGCAGCTCCGGGCGCTCGGGGACGAGATGGTGAGCCGGTTCGGGGACGAGGAGATCCAGGCCCGGACGTTCGCGCCGCTGATCCTCGACTCGATCGTGTCGGCCGGGGTCTTCGAGCCGGCCTGGGTGCCGCCGTTCGAGCGCTGGTACGTGGCCGAGGAGGATCTGCGCGGCTACGACCCGAAGCTCGGCTGGCTGCACGCGATGGCCCATGGCAGCGACCTGCTGGGGGCGCTGGCGCTCGTTCCCGCCGTCGAGCCGGTGGAGATGCTCCGGCTCGGCATCGGCCGCCTGCTGACCCCCACCGAGCACGTGATGCAGGATCTCGAGGACGACCGGCTGGGATTCGCTCTGTCGGCCGCCCTGACCCGGCCGGACCTCAGTGCGGCGGACGCGACCAGCTGGCTGGACCCCGCGGTCCGCGCGATCAGCATGCACACCTCGGGCGGGATCGCTCCCGAGTCCTCCAACACGCTCCGCACCCTGCGCGTGGTCTACGCCATGGTCGACAACGGCGTGGTGCTCGACCGCGAGAAGCCACCGGTCCAGGTCCCTCGTCGCGACGCGATCAAGGCCAAGCTCGTCGAGGTTTTCCATGCCGCGACGCCCTACTATTTCTGA
- a CDS encoding ABC transporter ATP-binding protein — translation MIEAKGLTKRYGATVAVDNLSFEVKPGKVTGFLGPNGAGKSTTMRMILGLDTPTSGDVRIDGQHYRDLRQPLTKIGALLDAKWVHPNRSARAHLAWMAASNKLPKSSVDKVLEMVGLTSVANKRAGAYSLGMSQRLGIAGALLGDPEILLFDEPVNGLDPEGIVWIRTFMHRLADEGRTVLVSSHLLSEMALTAEELIVIGRGRLIAQSTTTEFVDRASGTTVKVRSPQLDQLQGVLNQQQLVTRIEDVEDEGKVLFVEGDTTTDQVGEAAAAQGIVLHELTLQRGSLEAAFMQMTGDSVQYHAHDEIAAVTDVTAVPPVSGAEVAAGPKEDN, via the coding sequence ATGATCGAGGCAAAAGGCCTCACCAAGCGATACGGCGCAACTGTTGCCGTTGACAACCTGTCTTTCGAGGTGAAGCCCGGCAAGGTGACCGGCTTCCTCGGCCCGAACGGGGCCGGCAAGTCCACCACCATGCGGATGATCCTGGGACTCGACACCCCCACCTCCGGCGACGTCCGCATCGACGGCCAGCACTACCGCGATCTGCGGCAGCCGCTGACCAAGATCGGCGCCCTGCTGGACGCCAAGTGGGTGCACCCGAACCGGTCGGCGCGGGCCCACCTTGCCTGGATGGCCGCCTCCAACAAGTTGCCGAAGTCGAGTGTCGACAAGGTCCTGGAGATGGTCGGCCTCACCTCGGTCGCGAACAAGCGCGCCGGGGCCTACTCGCTGGGTATGTCGCAGCGCCTCGGCATCGCCGGCGCCCTGCTCGGTGACCCGGAGATCCTGCTCTTCGACGAGCCGGTCAACGGGCTCGACCCCGAGGGCATCGTCTGGATCCGGACCTTCATGCACCGGCTGGCCGACGAGGGCCGGACCGTGCTGGTCTCCAGCCACCTGCTGTCCGAGATGGCGCTGACCGCCGAAGAGCTGATCGTGATCGGCCGCGGCCGACTGATCGCGCAGAGCACCACCACGGAGTTCGTCGACCGCGCGAGCGGCACGACCGTCAAGGTGCGTAGCCCACAACTCGACCAGCTCCAGGGCGTGCTGAACCAGCAGCAGTTGGTGACCCGGATCGAGGACGTCGAGGACGAGGGCAAGGTGCTGTTCGTCGAGGGCGACACCACCACCGACCAGGTCGGTGAGGCCGCCGCCGCACAGGGCATCGTCCTGCACGAGCTGACCTTGCAGCGTGGCTCGCTGGAAGCGGCGTTCATGCAGATGACCGGCGACTCGGTCCAGTACCACGCGCACGACGAGATTGCCGCAGTCACCGACGTGACCGCGGTTCCGCCGGTCTCCGGCGCCGAGGTGGCCGCCGGGCCGAAGGAGGACAACTGA
- a CDS encoding sodium-translocating pyrophosphatase, with translation MSASLAVQAVDLSSSNTTLVIVVGVIAIFAVAIAMVFRGQVLAANDGTESMKTIAQAVQEGAAAYLNRQFKTLSVFAVVAFLLLFLLPVHSDGDNDTTLKIFRSIFFLVGAGFSATIGYLGMWLATRANVRVAAAARNEGREPAMRVAFRTGGTVGMATVGLGLLGAAAVVLFFKGDAPTVLEGFGFGAAMLAMFMRVGGGIFTKAADVGADLVGKVEQNIPEDDPRNAATIADNVGDNVGDCAGMAADLFESYAVMLVASLILGKAAFGEQGLIFPLIVPAIGAVTAVIGVFLTKPRTGENGLKTINRAFYISAFISAVLCTIAAFVYLPGKFGDLTGATDAIAGHDGDPRIIATVSVIIGIVLAAIILALTGYFTGTEDKPVQDVGKTSLTGAATVILSGISVGFESAVYTALVIAAAVYGAFLVGGSGVVALFAIALAGCGLLTTVGVIVAMDTFGPVSDNAQGIAEMSGDVDGEAAQILTELDAVGNTTKAITKGIAIATAVLAATALFGSYTDSIYAVLNDAGDAAFNADALVFDPSTLVGLIIGAAVVFMFSGLAINAVGRAAGAVVYEVRRQFRDIPGIMEGTGKPEYGKVVDICTRDSLRELATPGLLAILAPVAVGFGLGASALAGYLAGAIASGTLMAVFLANSGGAWDNAKKLVEDGNHGGKGSPAHEATIIGDTVGDPFKDTAGPAINPLIKVMNLVSVLIAPAVVGMSTIGEDTNTALRIAISLVALVIIAAAVIVSKRRESVISDTPAEVNAAA, from the coding sequence ATGTCCGCGTCGCTTGCTGTACAAGCGGTGGATCTTTCGTCGAGCAACACCACGCTGGTCATCGTCGTCGGAGTGATCGCGATCTTCGCGGTCGCCATCGCGATGGTGTTCCGCGGTCAGGTGCTTGCCGCGAACGATGGCACCGAAAGTATGAAGACGATCGCTCAGGCGGTCCAGGAAGGTGCTGCCGCCTACCTGAACCGCCAGTTCAAGACGCTGTCGGTCTTCGCCGTGGTCGCGTTCTTGTTGCTGTTCCTGCTGCCTGTGCACAGTGACGGCGACAACGACACCACGCTGAAGATCTTCCGGTCGATCTTCTTCCTGGTCGGTGCGGGCTTCTCCGCCACGATCGGCTACCTGGGCATGTGGCTCGCGACCCGGGCCAACGTCCGCGTCGCCGCGGCTGCCCGCAACGAAGGGCGCGAGCCGGCCATGCGCGTCGCGTTCCGCACCGGTGGCACGGTGGGCATGGCGACGGTGGGCCTGGGTCTGCTCGGTGCCGCCGCCGTGGTGCTGTTCTTCAAGGGCGACGCCCCGACGGTGCTCGAGGGCTTCGGCTTCGGCGCCGCCATGCTCGCCATGTTCATGCGGGTCGGCGGCGGTATCTTCACCAAGGCCGCCGACGTCGGCGCCGACCTGGTCGGCAAGGTCGAGCAGAACATCCCCGAGGACGACCCCCGCAACGCGGCGACCATCGCCGACAACGTGGGCGACAACGTCGGTGACTGCGCGGGTATGGCGGCCGACCTGTTCGAGTCGTACGCCGTGATGCTGGTGGCATCGCTGATCCTCGGCAAGGCCGCCTTCGGCGAGCAGGGCCTGATCTTCCCGCTGATCGTGCCGGCCATCGGCGCCGTCACCGCGGTCATCGGTGTCTTCCTGACCAAGCCGCGGACCGGCGAGAACGGCCTGAAGACGATCAACCGCGCCTTCTACATCTCGGCCTTCATCTCGGCCGTGCTCTGCACGATCGCGGCGTTCGTCTACCTGCCGGGCAAGTTCGGCGACCTGACCGGCGCGACCGACGCGATCGCCGGCCACGACGGCGACCCCCGGATCATCGCCACGGTGTCGGTGATCATCGGCATCGTGCTGGCCGCGATCATCCTGGCGCTGACCGGCTACTTCACCGGTACCGAGGACAAGCCGGTCCAGGACGTCGGCAAGACGTCGCTGACCGGTGCCGCGACCGTGATCCTGTCCGGCATCTCGGTCGGCTTCGAGTCCGCGGTCTACACCGCGCTCGTGATCGCCGCCGCCGTGTACGGCGCGTTCCTGGTCGGCGGTTCCGGTGTGGTCGCGCTGTTCGCGATCGCGCTGGCCGGCTGTGGTCTGCTCACCACCGTCGGCGTCATCGTCGCGATGGACACCTTCGGCCCGGTCTCCGACAACGCGCAGGGCATCGCCGAGATGTCCGGTGACGTCGACGGCGAGGCGGCCCAGATCCTGACCGAGCTGGACGCCGTTGGCAACACCACCAAGGCGATCACCAAGGGCATCGCCATCGCCACCGCCGTACTGGCGGCGACCGCGCTGTTCGGTTCCTACACGGACTCGATCTACGCGGTGCTCAACGACGCCGGGGACGCCGCGTTCAACGCGGACGCCCTGGTCTTCGACCCGTCCACGCTGGTCGGCCTGATCATCGGTGCGGCCGTCGTGTTCATGTTCTCCGGTCTCGCGATCAACGCCGTCGGCCGCGCCGCCGGTGCGGTCGTGTACGAGGTACGCCGCCAGTTCCGGGACATCCCCGGCATCATGGAGGGCACCGGCAAGCCGGAGTACGGCAAGGTCGTCGACATCTGCACCCGCGACTCGCTGCGTGAGCTGGCCACCCCGGGTCTGCTCGCGATCCTGGCCCCGGTCGCCGTCGGCTTCGGCCTCGGCGCCTCGGCACTGGCCGGTTACCTGGCCGGCGCGATCGCCAGCGGCACCCTGATGGCCGTCTTCCTGGCCAACTCCGGTGGCGCCTGGGACAACGCGAAGAAGCTGGTCGAGGACGGCAACCACGGCGGCAAGGGTTCGCCGGCACACGAGGCCACCATCATCGGTGACACCGTGGGCGACCCGTTCAAGGACACCGCCGGCCCGGCCATCAACCCGCTGATCAAGGTGATGAACCTGGTGTCGGTGCTGATCGCTCCGGCCGTCGTCGGGATGTCGACCATCGGCGAGGACACCAACACCGCGCTGCGGATCGCCATCTCCTTGGTGGCGCTGGTGATCATCGCCGCGGCCGTGATCGTCTCCAAGCGCCGCGAGTCCGTCATCTCGGACACCCCGGCCGAGGTGAACGCCGCCGCGTGA
- a CDS encoding STAS domain-containing protein, whose protein sequence is MQQFTGSEAEVDLSLTTRSEGGRTVVEVGGEIDVYTAPKLRETLVSLVDAGQYELVVDLERVDFLDSTGLGVLVGGLKRVRTHDGSLSLVCTQERLLKIFRITGLTKVFDIHPDVASAI, encoded by the coding sequence ATGCAACAGTTCACGGGATCGGAGGCCGAAGTGGATCTGTCGCTGACGACGCGCTCGGAGGGCGGGCGCACCGTCGTCGAGGTGGGCGGGGAGATCGACGTCTACACCGCGCCGAAGCTGCGCGAGACCCTCGTCTCGCTGGTCGACGCGGGGCAGTACGAGTTGGTCGTAGACCTTGAAAGAGTGGATTTTCTCGACTCCACCGGGCTCGGCGTGCTCGTCGGCGGACTGAAACGGGTCCGCACCCACGACGGGTCGCTGTCCCTGGTCTGTACGCAGGAACGGTTGCTGAAGATCTTCCGGATCACCGGCCTGACCAAGGTTTTCGACATCCACCCCGATGTCGCCTCGGCCATCTGA
- a CDS encoding DEAD/DEAH box helicase — translation MHDSGEAALVLKRLAAGPGRAERLTHVESVPPRQGRTGAWPRWVPTEVLTQLADAGVTEPWTHQVATAEAAYSGKHVVVATGTASGKSLGYLLPAFATLSIAQSASPHRRTASVLYLSPTKALAHDQLRAVSAYSVPGLRPTTLDGDSERTERDWARDHATYVLSNPDMLHRSVLPNHQRWARFLGCLQYVVVDECHHYRGVFGAHVAGVLRRLRRVCAQYGAHPIFICASATVAEPAVSGERLTGLPMVEVVADGSPRGGISFGLWEPPLTSARGENGAAVRRSATAEVADLLTDLVVSGVRTVAFVRSRRGAETVALTARDNLAEVDPALADQVSAYRAGYLPEERRRLEGMLQSGELTGVAATNALELGIDIAGLDAVLLSGWPGTRASLWQQAGRAGRTGGDALALLVARDDPLDTYLVRHPQAIFGRPVEATVFNPENPYVLGPQLCAAAQELPLTPADYEIFGATTENVIGQLVRQGLLRERPHGWFWTRRDRAVDAIDIRSAGGKTVQIVEDQTGRLLGTVDGGSAHASVHEGAVYVHAGESYLVRSLDLEGHAAIVEQASPDYTTFARDKTDISILAAEQTRAWGSAELSRGWVQVTSQVISYQRKELGTGNILDEQPLDLPARTLRTKAVWWTMPDALVESLGLTDVPGAAHAAEHASIGLLPLFATCDRWDIGGVSTAKHADTGRLTVFVYDGHPGGAGFAEHGYAAARDWLTATREAIAHCECVDGCPSCVQSPKCGNGNNPLDKGGAVALLTALLGSEA, via the coding sequence ATGCACGACAGCGGTGAAGCGGCACTCGTACTCAAACGCTTGGCTGCCGGACCCGGCCGGGCCGAGAGGCTCACCCACGTCGAATCCGTGCCGCCACGACAGGGCCGGACCGGCGCCTGGCCACGCTGGGTCCCCACGGAAGTGCTGACCCAACTCGCCGACGCCGGCGTGACCGAGCCATGGACCCATCAGGTCGCGACAGCCGAGGCCGCCTACAGCGGCAAGCACGTCGTCGTCGCCACCGGGACGGCGTCGGGCAAGTCGCTCGGCTACCTGCTGCCCGCCTTCGCCACGCTGAGCATCGCCCAGTCGGCGTCGCCCCATCGGCGTACGGCGTCAGTTCTGTACTTGTCGCCCACCAAGGCGCTCGCGCACGACCAGTTGCGCGCGGTCTCGGCGTACTCCGTGCCCGGGTTGCGGCCCACAACGCTCGACGGGGACTCGGAGCGGACCGAGCGGGACTGGGCCCGGGACCACGCCACCTATGTACTGAGCAATCCGGACATGCTGCACAGGTCGGTGCTGCCCAACCACCAGCGCTGGGCCAGGTTCCTCGGCTGCTTGCAGTACGTCGTGGTCGACGAGTGCCACCACTACCGAGGGGTGTTCGGCGCGCACGTCGCCGGAGTACTACGCCGCCTCCGGCGCGTCTGCGCGCAGTACGGCGCTCATCCGATCTTCATCTGTGCCTCTGCGACGGTCGCGGAGCCGGCCGTGTCGGGCGAGCGACTGACCGGCCTGCCGATGGTGGAGGTGGTCGCGGACGGCTCGCCCCGAGGCGGCATCTCCTTCGGTCTGTGGGAGCCGCCGCTGACATCGGCCAGAGGAGAGAACGGAGCCGCCGTACGCCGTTCCGCTACGGCTGAGGTCGCGGATCTGCTCACCGACCTCGTGGTGTCCGGCGTCAGGACCGTGGCGTTCGTCCGATCCCGGCGGGGCGCCGAGACGGTCGCGCTGACCGCGCGCGACAACCTTGCCGAAGTAGACCCGGCGCTGGCCGACCAGGTGTCGGCGTATCGGGCCGGTTATCTCCCGGAGGAGCGGCGACGGCTGGAAGGCATGCTGCAGAGCGGGGAGCTCACCGGCGTCGCAGCGACCAACGCGCTCGAGCTGGGCATCGACATCGCCGGGCTGGACGCAGTACTGCTCTCTGGTTGGCCGGGGACGCGCGCGTCGCTTTGGCAGCAAGCGGGGCGAGCAGGACGAACCGGTGGCGATGCGCTGGCTCTACTGGTCGCCAGGGACGACCCGCTGGACACCTATCTGGTCCGGCATCCGCAAGCGATCTTCGGGCGACCGGTCGAGGCGACGGTGTTCAACCCGGAGAACCCGTACGTGCTCGGTCCCCAGCTCTGTGCTGCAGCCCAGGAGTTGCCGCTCACGCCGGCCGACTACGAGATCTTCGGAGCCACCACCGAGAACGTGATCGGCCAGCTGGTCCGGCAAGGCCTGCTGCGGGAGCGACCGCACGGCTGGTTCTGGACCAGGCGCGATCGGGCCGTCGACGCGATCGACATCCGCTCGGCCGGTGGCAAGACCGTGCAGATCGTCGAGGACCAGACCGGTCGGCTGCTCGGAACGGTCGACGGCGGCTCGGCTCACGCCAGCGTGCACGAGGGCGCGGTCTACGTCCACGCCGGCGAGTCGTACCTGGTTCGCAGCCTCGACCTGGAGGGGCACGCCGCCATCGTCGAGCAGGCCTCACCGGACTACACCACTTTCGCCCGCGACAAGACGGACATCAGCATCCTGGCCGCCGAGCAGACCCGGGCCTGGGGCTCGGCGGAGTTGTCGCGCGGCTGGGTCCAGGTGACCAGCCAGGTGATCTCGTACCAGCGCAAGGAGCTCGGGACCGGCAACATCCTCGACGAGCAGCCCTTGGATCTCCCGGCGCGAACACTGCGCACCAAGGCCGTCTGGTGGACCATGCCCGACGCGCTGGTCGAAAGTCTCGGGCTGACCGACGTACCAGGGGCCGCGCATGCGGCAGAGCACGCGTCGATCGGGCTGCTGCCGTTGTTCGCCACCTGCGACCGCTGGGACATCGGCGGGGTCTCCACCGCCAAGCACGCCGACACGGGCCGGCTGACCGTCTTCGTGTACGACGGTCACCCGGGCGGAGCGGGATTCGCCGAGCACGGCTATGCCGCGGCGCGCGATTGGTTGACCGCGACACGTGAGGCGATAGCACACTGTGAGTGCGTGGACGGGTGCCCGTCGTGCGTACAGTCACCCAAATGTGGGAACGGGAACAACCCACTCGACAAGGGCGGCGCAGTCGCGCTGCTCACCGCACTTCTAGGCAGTGAGGCCTAA
- a CDS encoding RICIN domain-containing protein, which yields MIIRRLLSRTGVAVLAVSVALATAIPAQAAAPATPAGPPPGVEVGVVKQIASRADTRYCLTFVTANKVPMAVMMACAPGKEGKTQEWVYTEKGQLQVAMSKSVGGALAKTGACLDTGADLVTPPADAPVLVLPCRDGAGQKWNYDTADGSFTNAASGLALSSLLGKGKAKQAQPTGDLKATGAPYQGWSALPLPGLDILGAVLALVNALLASLGLALPLPIANAATSLLDLVRAKNPVPAQMTTLPKQMMQLARR from the coding sequence TTGATCATCCGTAGATTGTTGAGCCGTACCGGCGTCGCAGTGCTCGCCGTCAGCGTCGCCCTGGCCACGGCCATCCCGGCGCAGGCAGCCGCACCGGCCACACCGGCCGGCCCACCGCCCGGCGTCGAGGTAGGCGTCGTGAAGCAGATCGCCAGCCGGGCCGACACCCGCTACTGCCTCACCTTCGTCACCGCGAACAAGGTGCCGATGGCGGTGATGATGGCCTGCGCTCCCGGCAAGGAGGGCAAGACCCAGGAGTGGGTGTACACCGAGAAGGGCCAGTTGCAGGTCGCGATGAGCAAGAGCGTCGGTGGCGCCCTTGCGAAGACCGGGGCCTGCCTGGACACCGGCGCGGACCTGGTCACACCGCCGGCCGACGCGCCGGTCCTGGTGCTGCCCTGTCGTGACGGTGCGGGCCAGAAGTGGAACTACGACACCGCTGACGGCTCCTTCACCAACGCGGCGAGCGGACTGGCACTCAGCTCGCTGCTCGGTAAGGGCAAGGCCAAGCAGGCTCAGCCCACCGGTGACCTCAAGGCCACCGGTGCCCCGTACCAGGGCTGGAGCGCGTTGCCGCTGCCGGGCCTGGACATCCTCGGCGCGGTGCTGGCACTCGTGAACGCACTGCTGGCATCGCTGGGCCTCGCCCTGCCGCTGCCGATCGCGAACGCCGCGACGAGCCTTCTCGACCTGGTCCGGGCGAAGAACCCGGTCCCGGCGCAGATGACGACACTGCCGAAGCAGATGATGCAGCTGGCCAGGCGCTGA
- a CDS encoding extracellular solute-binding protein has product MRRISRLSRLAVLGSATVVLLTGCLGSSGDGSGDQDSNRNADAKKVELTIGSNSVKGGKSSAGATFTEDVLIPKFVEAQKAKGVDVTVKFQGDGSDDEVYKQKLALSLSNKAGPDLFSLDGIWVGEFAQAGYIKPLTDTVGDAAKVNDWDGWKQIPESVQQLGSFDGKRYGVPGGTDGRVLFFNKKLFQRAGLPADWQPKSWDEIISAAQALKKVPGVTPVQINAGTAMGEATAMQGVLPLLVGTGATINSDGKWLGNTPQLRQVLDFYKTIYGSGLGDPVLQREAKGRDKSFAEFAANKIGILLESDYFWRSVVEPKEGVAKMADRDTAVGYALIPAGKPGAGVKGQDFVSMSGGGATAINPNTKFPQQAWELLQFMNSAEMVKASLNGAAKITQRTDVNTEVLAGDPMLNFVATKVLPITQFRPGLAEYPKISAALQQATADVVGGKSADAAAKSYQAAVEAAAGKDKVTSS; this is encoded by the coding sequence ATGCGACGAATCTCGCGGTTGTCCCGGCTGGCCGTCCTCGGCTCTGCCACCGTTGTCCTGCTGACCGGTTGTCTCGGGTCGTCCGGCGACGGCTCCGGCGACCAGGACTCGAACCGCAACGCCGATGCCAAGAAGGTCGAGCTGACGATCGGCTCGAACTCGGTCAAAGGCGGCAAGAGCAGCGCCGGCGCCACGTTCACCGAGGACGTCCTGATCCCGAAGTTCGTCGAGGCGCAGAAGGCCAAGGGCGTCGACGTCACCGTGAAGTTCCAGGGCGACGGCTCGGACGACGAGGTCTACAAGCAGAAGCTCGCGCTCAGCCTGTCCAACAAGGCCGGCCCGGACCTGTTCAGCCTGGACGGCATCTGGGTCGGCGAGTTCGCCCAGGCCGGTTACATCAAGCCCCTCACCGACACCGTCGGCGACGCCGCGAAGGTGAACGACTGGGACGGCTGGAAGCAGATCCCGGAGTCGGTGCAACAGCTCGGCTCGTTCGACGGCAAGCGGTACGGCGTACCGGGTGGGACCGACGGCCGGGTGCTGTTCTTCAACAAGAAGCTGTTCCAGCGGGCCGGGCTGCCGGCCGACTGGCAGCCGAAGTCGTGGGACGAGATCATCAGTGCGGCTCAGGCGCTGAAGAAGGTCCCCGGCGTCACCCCGGTCCAGATCAACGCCGGTACGGCGATGGGCGAGGCCACCGCGATGCAGGGCGTGCTGCCGCTCCTGGTGGGCACCGGCGCGACCATCAACAGCGACGGCAAGTGGCTCGGCAACACCCCGCAGCTGCGGCAGGTGCTCGACTTCTACAAGACGATCTACGGCAGCGGGCTGGGCGATCCGGTGCTGCAGCGTGAGGCCAAGGGCCGGGACAAGTCGTTCGCCGAGTTCGCCGCGAACAAGATCGGCATCCTGCTCGAGAGTGACTACTTCTGGCGCAGCGTGGTGGAGCCCAAGGAAGGCGTCGCCAAGATGGCCGACCGGGACACCGCCGTGGGCTACGCGCTGATCCCGGCCGGCAAGCCGGGCGCCGGCGTCAAGGGCCAGGACTTCGTCTCGATGTCCGGCGGCGGCGCGACCGCGATCAACCCGAACACCAAGTTCCCGCAGCAGGCCTGGGAACTGCTGCAGTTCATGAACTCGGCGGAGATGGTGAAGGCCTCGCTCAACGGTGCCGCGAAGATCACCCAGCGCACGGACGTCAACACCGAGGTACTGGCGGGCGACCCGATGCTCAACTTCGTTGCTACCAAGGTGCTGCCGATCACGCAGTTCCGGCCGGGCCTGGCGGAGTACCCGAAGATCTCTGCCGCGCTGCAGCAGGCGACCGCTGACGTGGTCGGCGGCAAGTCCGCCGACGCGGCCGCGAAGAGCTATCAGGCCGCTGTCGAGGCGGCCGCCGGCAAGGACAAGGTCACCAGCAGCTGA
- a CDS encoding carbohydrate ABC transporter permease, which produces MTTAPAPVPGRPARVRGPAQDVAGLGVARAVGFLAPALLLIGAFLVFPAIWTIYIGITNYRLTGVEAVSPSIVGLANYTKALNDALFHNALWLTVLFVLGSAIVGQNILGFALAWTMRRARPAVRRTVEGLVLLAWILPSTVVAYLWIAFFDRDTGTLNSILGTQGTAWLIDYPMVCLIVFNTWRGTAFSMMLYSSALQAVPPSQLESARMVGASGWQTLRDVVFPHIRGHVLTNTLLISLWTANDFSPFLLTKGGPNHESETVPVYIYNVALQGGELGYSSAISFLLLIANLLVALLYLRLLRRRS; this is translated from the coding sequence ATGACCACCGCACCTGCACCCGTGCCGGGACGCCCGGCACGGGTCCGTGGTCCGGCCCAGGACGTCGCGGGTCTCGGCGTGGCCCGAGCCGTCGGCTTCCTGGCCCCGGCCTTGTTGCTGATCGGCGCCTTCCTGGTCTTCCCGGCCATCTGGACGATCTACATCGGCATCACCAACTACCGGCTGACGGGCGTCGAGGCCGTCTCACCGTCGATCGTCGGGCTGGCGAACTACACGAAGGCTCTCAACGACGCGCTGTTCCACAACGCGCTCTGGCTGACCGTGCTGTTCGTGCTCGGCTCGGCGATCGTCGGCCAGAACATCCTCGGGTTCGCGCTGGCCTGGACGATGCGGCGCGCACGACCGGCAGTACGCCGTACGGTCGAGGGGCTGGTGTTGCTGGCCTGGATCCTGCCGTCGACCGTGGTGGCCTACTTGTGGATCGCGTTCTTCGACCGGGACACGGGCACGCTCAACAGCATCCTCGGTACACAAGGCACCGCCTGGCTGATCGACTACCCGATGGTCTGCCTGATCGTGTTCAACACCTGGCGGGGTACGGCCTTCTCGATGATGCTCTACTCCTCCGCGCTGCAGGCCGTACCGCCGTCGCAGTTGGAGTCGGCGCGCATGGTGGGCGCTTCGGGCTGGCAGACGCTGAGGGACGTGGTGTTTCCGCACATCCGCGGGCACGTGCTGACCAACACGCTGCTGATCTCACTGTGGACGGCCAACGACTTCTCGCCGTTCCTGCTCACCAAGGGCGGCCCGAACCACGAGTCGGAGACAGTGCCCGTCTACATCTACAACGTCGCGCTGCAAGGCGGTGAGCTCGGCTACTCGTCGGCGATCTCGTTCCTGCTGCTGATCGCGAACCTGCTGGTGGCACTGCTCTACCTGCGGCTGCTGAGGAGGCGGTCATGA
- a CDS encoding carbohydrate ABC transporter permease, with product MTPAFVVRRIGFYVLICAITLFFAVPMLWIASAPFDKSPGLGVHWPDWTLDNVRKTLDHPYAMHSMVNSLLICVTTAVAVTAFAALASYALSRVRIPGRDALLYGLLLLSSVVTGTAAMVPIFVMMFQLGLIDSRFGVALVMTGGLLPAAIFILKDFVDAVPKSYEESARVFGASTLQILRDVVLPVARPGLATILVWAFVNSWGNFLVPFLLIRSIDKQPGAVLLQTFTDEGGSANLSVIPVFSLLFSIPVVVLYLLVNSRYGFRFHGGIKS from the coding sequence ATGACTCCGGCCTTCGTCGTACGCCGGATCGGCTTCTACGTGCTGATCTGTGCGATCACGCTGTTCTTCGCAGTACCGATGCTGTGGATCGCTTCGGCGCCGTTCGACAAGTCACCCGGGCTCGGCGTGCACTGGCCGGACTGGACGCTCGACAACGTGCGCAAGACGCTGGACCATCCGTATGCGATGCACTCGATGGTCAACTCGCTGCTGATCTGCGTCACGACGGCAGTGGCCGTCACTGCCTTCGCGGCGCTCGCGAGCTACGCGCTGTCGCGGGTGCGGATCCCTGGCCGGGACGCCTTGCTGTACGGGCTTCTGCTGCTCTCGTCCGTGGTCACCGGGACTGCGGCGATGGTGCCGATCTTCGTGATGATGTTCCAGCTCGGGTTGATCGACTCCCGGTTCGGGGTCGCGCTGGTGATGACCGGCGGCCTGTTGCCGGCGGCAATCTTCATCCTGAAGGACTTCGTCGACGCGGTACCGAAGAGCTACGAGGAGTCGGCGCGGGTGTTCGGCGCCTCCACGCTGCAGATCCTGCGGGACGTCGTACTGCCGGTGGCCCGACCGGGTCTGGCCACCATCCTGGTGTGGGCGTTCGTGAACTCGTGGGGCAACTTCCTGGTGCCGTTCCTGCTGATCCGGTCGATCGACAAGCAGCCGGGCGCCGTCCTGCTGCAGACCTTCACCGACGAGGGCGGCAGCGCCAACCTCTCGGTGATCCCGGTCTTCTCGTTGCTGTTCTCGATCCCGGTGGTCGTGCTTTATCTGTTGGTGAACTCGCGGTACGGGTTCCGCTTCCATGGAGGGATCAAGAGCTGA